The genomic segment AGCTGCAACAAGTGATGCAAGTAAAAGCTGAACTGTTACagcattttgcttgttttttttaggCTTGCATTGTGTGTACGGCTGCCTGATGcagtgcctgtctgtctgcacagaGCTGGAACCTGGGAATGGGCGTctagatggagagaggaaagcTTTGTCTAAACCTGCGGGATGTGCAGTATATTTGATTGAATGCAGTTTCATTTGTTACTGAggtgaataaatatttatttttaataacccTGTGACCTAAGAAGTTGTGGCAGattgattgttttaatgtaaactGTTTGAGCATAAAACCCTCCCCCACAACCTCCAGACAAATGTGGTATTTTACTCTATAACAAATATAGAACATTagggcttggggggggggcacctaGAAGAAACTGGGTTTAAGCTGTATATGAATCcaataaaatgatgcaaagtTTAGTATCTCGTGCTTTATATTGTTAActtacagacaaaaaaaaaaactttataatTCAAGTTCCCTTTCAGTCTATTTTGATTTCATTCGTTCTGCTGCTACAGCAGTCGTCTGGGACCAGCTTGATAGCAGTACACGGTACTGTAGACCACAAAAACAGTAAATCATATTGTCAGAGCAGGGTAGGTTAATCGACAAAGCAGCGTGAAAATCAATTTGATTTGAGCTgtagccaaaaaataaaaataaaaaaacccaaaaacgtTTGCTGGTAAAAGCAAAGGAACATAGCAAGGGAATACACCTTGTGTTCAGGGTTTCGCCTAGACCAACATCTTCCGTCGAGCGCTTCATTCCCCCTCTAGCACGCATTATGTCTCTCATTTGTCTCATtgaagggggaggggagtgaaagtggagagaagaggggaTTTAACATTCACAAGGAGACACCGAAACAGAGTGCAAGATGGAGAAAAACGAGTAAGTAGCAACTTGGAACTGTGTTCCCCACTCACGAAATATGTTTACAGCTCTGAAGCTTACGTTTGTGTTAATGGAGTTCACGATCCAGGCTGACGGATTCGTGGTTAATTTGAGTAGCCTAACGTTACCAGATCAATTTTCTTGTGCACAAATGTTGGCTGGATCATGCTTCGCTCGGGGTGCTCTATTCAGTCGGTGAAgcgctagctagttagcctcATTACGTCCTCCCAGCTAAAACGCTGGTTTGTAGAATAGGCGACACTCTCGAAATGCAGCAATTACAACTGCTTGCCTGCTAGCTTGTCTAGTTACAGGTTGGCCTGTGGTAGTCTAGCCGTTGGAGTCGTTACAGCTAAATGGCAGGCACTCGTTTGTACGCTAGCTAGCCTTATGATAGCCTTATGACATGCCGATCGttgaatatttcaacattttgtGTAGCCTAACCTGCTTACAACCAAAATCTTAAAAATGACGTTACTGTCTTTTCATTTAATTGCATAATGTTATCCTACTCCATACCCTTTACCGTGCTGAAACTATTGCAATATTTGTCTGCAGCCTACTAATCTTTTTTAGCTTACTTTTTGCATCGTGTCGAAAGAGCCGTCAACGTTACCTGTGGCGTTTAGCTCGTTTTACACTGTAGCTCAGTCAGCGATTGATTTAAACATTGAGATGGAAACAGTAAATATTGTGTGGATTATGTAACTGTGTGGATTTCAGCTCTGGAACCAACGTCGGGAGCGGCTTCTGCAGAGATGGCTTTCATAGCCCATCCGCACTAGATCTACCGCAAATGTCACTGTATTTTCCTAGCGGATGTATCCTTCAGTGCCAAGCGGGTGATGCGGCTGGGTCACGGCGGAGCGATTTGCATAGCGACAAAGAAACGTGTCGACAAAGAGCTGATGTTGAGGCGCGGGGTGAGACGTTTCTTGGAGCCGTAGCCATGCTGCAAGCGTTAAAATCTGAACGAACGATAGACGAAAAGACATAATACCTTCGCCAGATCAGTGGATAGAATCCTGGAAATCATGGAAAGGAAAAGGTGGGAGTACTCGGCTCTCCCAAAGGGCTGGAAAAGGGAAGAAGTGACCAGAAAGTCGGGTTTGTCTGCGGGGAAAAGCGATGTCTATTATTTTAGGTACTGAGCGAGGAGGAGGGATGGTTTACTGCAGTGGCCTACGCCATTCTGTTACAAACTCCAGCCTGGATGCAGCTGGAAGTAAACTGGACTGGTTTTGAGGGTTCTGGGATAGACCAACAATGATGCATAATCGCAGCCCTTTAAACATCAACCAGTGAGCCAAAATCCTGTATTAGTGTTATATCATTTCGACGTCTTAAACAGAtcatgtgcatttattttttatctctgAGGGCCGGTGTAAATAGCTTACCACGAGCAAGATTTGGCCAAAACATAAATAGATGCGCCTGTTCTTTTTTAGcagaggtgaggaagaggaggaagagcagaggcGCGAGAGAGGGGAGGCGGGTCGTTTGTTTAGTTTGTGGTAGGACATTATTTTATCTGTTTAACTTCATTTTGCACGTCTTGCAAGCTTGAAAACGCCCAAAAAACAGATTGACCAAATTTTGCATGACATCTCCATGTCTTCAGTCATACCGATTAATATGTGGAAACATTCTGTAAGTGCATCGACCCAAAGCCAACTgtaaagtcattaaaaaaaccccaaaaaaaccaaacaacccACGTACGAAGGGCTTGTTAATGCACCACGCTTGCGACAGAGCTAGCTAGCTGGGCTTTGTTTAAGATAGTAGAATGGGGCGCGTGGAGTTAGACTTGCAACCACGGctgctggggggaggggggcgcGCGCGCGCTCGGCAGGCCCGCCTTCTGCCGCACGCGACAGCTGCACGGGGGAGAAgatcccaaacaaacaaacgtcgCTATTATATGCAGCGCCGCGTTTGAGCGTTAGGCAGCGTGTCTGCAATGACAGTTGCAGCCATgatcatttcattaaaaaaaaaaaaaaaaaaaaaaaggcagacagtAAAACgcatacaaatattttatagcacccccccacccccaccccataaCTGCCAAGCGGGTAAAATAAAGCCTTTATGGAACCGTCTGCCTTCTTTTATTTTCAGCGCGCAGTCTTGTATTACAGTTATGTTTAGCCACGATATTGCAGATACTGTTAAGcgaaagagggggaaaaaaaaccacattgCATCATTTCATAATATTTAGTGCTGCACCGATACCGTGCTGATGCCAGTACTGAGTCGATACAAACAATTGTATTTGAAATCTATATTTCTAGTCTCATTTTTCCTGAGTGCATATCGGTGAAACTGAAACGGACTCTAGTTAACACACGTTCCTGGTGTAGAGTTCTATAGATGGGTCCAATACATGtagaggatgatgatgatgatgatgacagttaaaataatgagaataatatCACGAATTACAATCTATACAGCATTTAAAAGGTGCGGATTCAAAATAgttaagaaaataaagaaggtGGCCTGGTTGTATGACATGGGTCATCAGTACTTGACCAGTACTGTAAAAGATCCTTCAGAAAGGTATCTGTGCATCTCTAATAatcattattaacattaatgcCAATGTCCATGCTCTCAGTGGATGTCTGTATTTATAGGTGTGGTCTGAGAATGCTTGCCCAGATTAGCTTGACTAACTAGGCTGTGATCACTGCATGTCATGGTTTGCTTTTCCATTTATTGCTGATCCGATAAAAACAAAGCGACCCCATGCATTCATTTTGTCTGACATGCCCTTGCGCGGAAGCTTCACAGTCACTGCGTTTCTTCTAGTGTGCGTCTGTCAAACTGTGTGGGGTGTCCCTGTAAGATTCACCCTGTTTTTTACTGTCCCAGTCCTACTGGAAAGAAGTTCCGGAGCAAGCCCCAGCTGGCACGTTACCTTGGCAACTCCATGGATCTCAGCTCCTTTGATTTTCGTACAGGCAAGATGCTCATGAGCAAACTGAACAAGAACAGACAGAGACTCCGCTACGACAACAACAATCAGACCAAGGTGAAGGTGGATGGCCCTTGGCTCAAGCAAGAGtcttttaatattcatataatGTAGGATCCAAGAACACGCATTATAGAACATGCTGTTTTGAGTATCAGAATTATGGAAAACGTgccatatataaataaaaatcaaaggCTATGCTAGTAAGACTTTAATCTCTCTGTGCTACAGGGCAAACCAGACCTGAACACGTCTCTCCCAGTCCGGCAGACAGCCTCCATATTTAAGCAGCCAGTCACGAAAGTTACCAACCACCCCAGCAACAAAGTCAAAACAGACCCACAGAAGGCTGTCGACCAGCCAAGACAGGTACACCCCTGTGTGGCTAATTTTATGCAATGCTACTTAGGCTGCTCTTAAAATGATTAACTAAACCATTCTGACTTACTTTCATTGCcctatatattctatatataattATCATATGACATGATTTGCCCTATATGTTCTATATATAATTATCATATGACATGATTTGCCCTATATGTTCTATATATAATTATCATATGACATGATTTGCCCTATATGTTCTGTGTATAATTATCATATGACATCACTTGTTCTTTTTGATGTCACTTGTGTTCCTTGCAGCTGTTTTGGGAGAAGAAGCTGAGTGGCCTTAATGCTTATGACATCGCTGAGGAGCTGGTAAAAACCATGGACCTTCCCAAAGGTTTACAGGGTATGATGACCTCAGAGCCTCTTATGCTGTCCTGTTCAGTCCTGTGCAGTGACTCAGCTTTCCTGAAGGGTGGCACTAACTTAACCCCTGAATGCGAATCTGAGCATGTCCTGAAACTGCAGAGACCCGTATCCGATGGTTCTGGCCCTCCCCAGCAGGTGTTGGTCCTGGGTGCACGGATAAGACCCTGCTGTCTGCAATTGCAAGCGCCCTGCACACCAGCTCTGCTCCCATCACAGGCCAGCTGTCTGCAGCTGTGGAGAAGAACCCTGGAGTGTGGCTCAACACAGCCCAGCCCCTCTGCAAAGCTTTCATTGTCACGGATGAGGACATCAGGTGAGTGCCACGCTCTCTGCAGCGGTTGATCAAAATGCATGGTGCTCTTGCACATTTGAACTGCTGCAATCTGAACAACCAATAGCAAGGAACCTTCAGGTACGGCCGATCGTGGATGCCATTTATTAACACGGTGTTCCCTGCGTTTACTGaactgtttgtgttgtttgctcCCCAGGAAACAGGAGGAGCTGGTGTACAACGTGAGGAAGCGTCTGGAGGAGGCTCTGATGGCTGACATGCTTGCCCATGTTGAGGAGGCAGCCAGTGGTGGGGAGGCACTCAAGGATGAGGGGAACTGCCACGACGACAAAGACGACGTATAGCAAAGGCGAGCTTTGATATGTACAGGATTTGGCAAGcgctcttattcagagtgacttCCAGAAGTGCTTTGTGGGAGCACACCTACAGCTCTGGTTTCGGCTGCAGGGGCTGTGTGATGGCATTTAAACTGTTGCTCCCTTCTCTTTTTCAGGGTGGTTACATGTGTCTTGAGCTGCCTGCATACAGGTGCATCAACACGAGTCATAGATCCAGGACCAGAACTCCCCACTCCGACAGATCAACACCTTCACCAGGATGCTGTAGTTCTCTGTGGGACACTAATCTAAACCCCACTGGTTGGGATTCCTTTCCAAGACTGTCAGTTCGATTTTAAGCATAAcctttggggaggggggggagggggggttgtaCGTTTTTACTGTCTATAAGAACAATGTTTATAGGTTCCAGATTTGAGAGTGGCACTACCATGTGTTATGAGAGTGTCTGTAGGATTGAAATGGAGTGATGTGACAATCAGGTCAAACTTTAATCCTCCAGTCAGTGCAGGTGAGGAGATGGAGAATTAACTAGTCCTTTAGGGATGCAATCATCTATGGTCCAGACCCAGAGATGTGAGGAAAGGATGAGATCCTGTAGAGCGCACTGCTGAAGGAGTCGCGTGAAAAGCATGTAGAGTCGTGGAGGCCCGATAGACTCGGTCTCCGCGCTTCTTTCTTTTGTATTATGCTCACAGGAGATCCGTCATTTGGACTAGTCTAGGGCAGCAGGACCTGAGGAGTGTAAATTCCATGGAGTTTCGCACAAACCATCTCATAAAAACTTTAGAAACATCTAGGGGTGGAGTTAGGGAGTGGAGCTGGCAGATTCTTACGATtactttttatattaaatataactCAATGTGAAAGCAGATTGATTTAGAAAGACGTTAAAAAATGTTCGTCATTCTATGTGGAGCGGGGGGACGGGGGTTTCGGATTTGATTGTTCTGTCAAACTGCCACAAAGGTATTTGAGCTTTTTACGTTTTCCATGATGTATAGGCGTTGATTGAAATTGTTAAAGGTTATCTTGGGCACAAATCTATAGAGATAAGCAAAACAGCTGTtattcatttgtgtttcatcAATTCATGATGCTTATTGAAATGACTAATGTTCTCTTATATGTTGTTTACACTAGCCACTCTAAACCGCAATCACAGAGCTTTAAATCTGGACTCGGTATCAAAAATATGGTGACTCCATgttttatggtttgttttttgttttttttgtattttgtttttttttccttaaatggATGCACCTTGCCAGGTTTAAACTACATATTCGCTTCTCTGAAAAGATGTTAGTTCAGTGCGTTTGAAACATCTTGCACTACAGCACCTGTGGGCTGCTCAGTTTGCGTTGACATTTTGCAGAGTAAAGCGTTTGTTTGATGTGTGCCTGGTTCTTTCCATTGACtatgaattaaacatttgtttgacCCTGCCATGCGAGCCTCGGTGCCATTTAACCCGTCCCTGGTGCTGCTGCGTGCGCTGTAGCAGTGATTCAACGTCACGGCCCTCCTGGTGTCCACGTGAAGATTAACCGTTAACTTCCCATTACGGTTATGGTGCCTCTATGCCAGAGCAAAGGGCGTAAGGCCAGTGACTctgagggagaggtggaggcagtgaGTGAATGTGGTGAATCTCGTTTTCGCTATTTCTCCTGCCCCTTCAGCTTATAAGGAGTCCAGTTTAACAAAGCGGTCTGTTTAATATGGCAACTCCTGAACTCTACACTAAGGTAAGAAGGGCAGTAAGTTCtatgatttacatttacggcatttagcagacgcacTTATCCAGAGCGCCTTACAAAAGTGATGGATGTATCTAGGTGTATGTGGCATTATTATAGTATAAAAACCTTGCAACTGGCTAATAAGGCAACTGCTGAGGTAAAGGTACAAACTAGCATTGTAGTGGAAGCAGAGTGTATGTCATAGTCAGAATTCCCCTTTATTTACACAGGGCTTTTATTAGAAACCATGACAGTAAGAGTTTGCTCAGAAGCAAAGTTAACGTGTTCTGGAGGTTTTCAATTCATCGTGTTTGGGACTGATGAGAAGACGAAGGATTGAATCACtgctgttaatgtttaatgCAGAGTAGACTGCTTTATGCTGATGCTGAGGAATTGCTGCGATTGTCTCAGTCTACACACTCAGATCGCAATGCTACATCAACAAAAATATAGGCGGTTATATCTGATGGCCATCCTGCCCTTCAAAAAATTGTTAGGTAACGAAGGATTTTGGATAAGTGTCTTTGAAGTTGTAACATCTAACTTGAACACCACACTTCAGCATAAAAAAAGTGATCCCCttttgtatgtaaataaacacattatattaCATCTATGTTCCTCGCATGCTGTTAAGTTTCTTATACGTTTATTTACTGGATGCATCGCTGTAACAGAAATGGGGTTAATATTTACACATGACGTTTCAGTTTAGAAGTGTGACAGGCTCAAATAGGCAGTTCtcgctatatatatatgggtTATATTGGTACAAAGGTGTAATCCACGCCATATTAAACTAGGAATTCCTCAGTGTGATGTAGACCCCTAAGTCCTCCGTGTGAACATGTGAACTGGTCTGTCTCAAGGGAGCCTGGGTGTGGACGCCCGATGAAGAAGAAGTGTGGGTGTCTGCCCAGCTTCAACAAGACTACCGGCCCGGAGACCAGACACTCATACTCAGGCTCAGTGACGGACGAGTGAGAGTTGCACGGTTCCTTTATCTTATACGATCACAAAAGCTGGCATGCGTTCATTTAGAACacccgttttttttttcttacttgcTCTGTACTTTGTTTCGTATTCCTTGTTCATTCTGTCTGACAGGAGATGCACTACTCAGTGGCGTCTCCTGCTGGTCTCCCTCCACTGGGAAACCCTGACATTTTGGAAGGCGAAAACGACTTGACGGCCCTCAGCTTTCTGCACGAGGCTGCGGTGCTTCACAACCTGCGCGTGCGGTTCCTCGACTACAGTAGCATATACACCTACTGCGGTTGGTGACACGCGCATCGGTCGCGCGCAGCTGCTGCTTTTACGGTCCGCGCCATATAAGCTCCGTTTAACGAGGTGTAAGGTTCACCGTGGCATGATTCGTGCAAGATCACTCATTGTTCGGGCGGCGCGCTTTGCCTTCCTTTGTATATATTAGCAAACACCGCTGCTTTGCATCCATCATACATTAGGAAATAGCAGAATTATGGGAACGTGTCGATGCTGTTGCAAATGTTATGGGTACAAGAGATTTAAGGGCCGGggtgcgggggtggggtggagacaAGCTTGAGAAACTTGTTCTTAAAACTTCTGCTGCAGGCATTGTGCTAGTAGCACTAAACCCATACGAGCAGCTACCCATCTACGGAGAGGAGGTGATGGATGCATACAGTGGGCAGGACATGGCTGATATGGATCCCCATGTCTTCTCCATAGCTGAAGAAGGCTACCGCGCCATGATCAGGTCTGAGACTAGTCATGGGACTCCAGTAACGCGCCTCGTCAGGCAGCGTTATCTGCTTTATTTCAGGGTGATTCACGCTGTGCAAACAGCTGTTACAGCTGAACACAATCCTGACTTGTCAAGTTTGGGTGTAAAAGTTTTTTGCGTCACCGCCCCCGCAGGGAGGAGAAGAACCAGTCGATTATCATTAGTGGTGAGTCTGGCTCGGGGAAGACGGTGTCCGCTAAGTTCGCCATGCGCTACTTCGctgtggtgggtggagcagcCCAGCAGACgcaggtggaggagaaggtCCTTGCGTCCAGCCCCATCATGGAGGTACTGAAGCAGAGATGGAGACCCAACGTGATTCACCATGATAAACATATAACGGGATTCTGTTATCGTGCCAGTATGTCTTCTGTTTTGCAGGCTATTGGGAACGCTAAAACCACACGCAACGATAACAGTAGTAGGTTTGGGAAGTACGTTGAGATTGGCTTTGGATCTAAAGGAGATATAATCGGAGCAAGCATGAGGACATACCTGTTGGAGAAATCCAGAGTTGTTTTCCAGGTGTCCTGCATTTGATATGTATCTGTTGTTAGCATCAGTTTATCCGCATTTAACAGTCTCTATTTTCCAACGCTATCAAATTATCTGGCAAGTCGGTGTTGTTTCTTTCATATTCATTCCTTTCATTTGAAACGCTTTCTTAGGCGCCATACGAGCGGAACTACCACATCTTCTACCAACTGTGTGCCTTCAAGGACTCCCCTGAAATGAGGGCACTTAAACTCGGTAGGCTAAAGACACTGGCCCGCTCAGAAACACTACAGCCTCTTTGCATACTGTTTCGAGCAGCCTGTCCTCTTGGTCCTAGACTCCGCAGAACACTTCCGATACACTAACCAAGGGCTGGACATAAATATTCCGGGCACAGACGATGCCGTGGAGTTGGAGAACACCCGGAATGCTTTGACAGTGATGGGTGAGCCAACGCTGCACACTTGCCACATGATGCAAGCTCATCTCCTCGTACGTTAAGCGGGAGACGTCTGGTTTAACTATGCAGGAGTGCAGCCTGACCAGCAGATGGAGCTCTTTCAAATCTTGGCGGCTGTCCTGCATCTTGGAAACGTTAACATCCAGGCCAGCGGCAGAGGAGGCGACCGCTGCTTCATCAGTGTACGGGCGCGACTGTTGAGGCAACATGAATGAGGGCTCACATACGCGCACCACCATTTATTACTATTTGTTATGTCAACTTATGCAGCATCCGTGATCATTATATCTTTCTTATCACATGCCATGCAAATAAGAATGGGAATTAGTACATTCTAATCTTTTTGTGTTAGCACATTCTGTCTGGATGCCATCACCATAGCATAGGTAACTTTCCTACTCAGTGGCAATTAGCCAACATATTAATGCTGCTCGTAGAGCAGGCAGAGTGACATCTTGGGTTCGAGTCCCAGGGAACACATACACCGTCATGAGTATTAAACATATGGACTCACCCTGGACAAAAGGGTCTGTCAAATGATGAAAACGTAGAGTGTGtcgagtgcacacacacgtagcgTGCACACATGCCGTCGGCAGGCGGACGATCTCTCGCTGGTGGTCTTCTCCAAGCTGATGGGTGTGGAGGGCTCCCAGATGGCCCACTGGCTGTGTCATCAGCGGCTAACCGTGGCTGGGGAGATACTGGTGAGGCCCATGTCAGCGCAGCAGGCTAACGGCGCGCGGGACGCTCTGGCTAAGCATGTCTACGGGCAGCTGTTTGCCTGGACCGTGCAGAGCCTGAACTCGGCTCTGCGAGCCCACCGAGAGCGGACCAAGACTCTCATAGGGGTGCTGGACATCTACGGGTGAGCAGACACACGGTTTGACTCGCGTGCCATTTGCTGCATCCCTGCTGTTGACCAccgtttgtttttccttctcccAGATTTGAGACGTTTGACAGAAACAGTTTCGAGCAGTTCTGTATCAATTACGCCAATGAGAAACTTCAACAGCAGTTCAACAGGGTAACTGGACAGACGCGGTGTATGCCGCGTGAATATGTGACGCTGAGCGTGGGCGTGTTTTGTCTCGCTAATGCCTGCCGTCTCCTGTCGTGTGTCCAGCACGTGTTccagctggagcaggaggagtaTGTGCGAGAGGAGCTGCCCTGGAGCCGCATCGAGTTCAGTGATAACCAGCCGTGCATCACTCTCATAGAAGGCCCTCTGGGTGTGTTGGACCTGCTGGACGAGGAGTGCAGAGTGAGTCCCAGCCGAGGCCTGTCCCCCAGACGTCTGCCTGTTGAATGTGTGGGTTCTGTGCTTGTGTACCGTCCTGGTGAAGCCGGCGTTGTTCTGATCTCAGGTTCCTAAAGGCTCAGATGAAAACTGGGCACGGAAGCTCTATGATCGGCACCTGGACCGAAGCCCCAATTTCCGGAAGCCGCGCATGTCCAACTCGGCATTCGTGCTCTTGCACTTTGCTGACATGGTCAGACGTCACAGGTTTAAGGCTGATATGGTGCTTCAGGTAGCTGTgtactgtgaatgtgtgtaagttgttttggtttgtcATTTCAGGTCCAATATGAATGTCTTGGGTTTTTAGAGAAGAACCGTGACACGGTATTCGAAGAGCCCATCAATATAATGAGAGCCAGTCAGGTGGAGACGCACCTTACCTTGTCTACGCTGAGCTGAATGATGAAAGATGATCAAATCAGTTCTAAACTAAATCGACTCCTTTTGTTTACTAGTTGGAGTTGGTCGCAGAGTTGTTCCAGCAAGAGCCGGCAGGGGGCTCCCTCTCTGCATCCTCCGTGCGTAATGGGCCCGTGCGCTCGGGGAATAAAGCGCACCGTGAGCACAAACTGACTGTGGGCTTCCAGTTTCGTCAGTCCCTGCAGCTCCTGATGGACACCCTGAACGGCACCACCCCCCACTACATCCGCTGCATCAAACCCAATGACCTCAAGCAGCCTTTCACGTGTGTGGATGCCAGGGCCTCTGGTGCTTAAGAGCTGGTGTGTTCAGTATGTTTAGGAActggcctctttctctctctctctctcttcccctctccccctcagGTTTGACCCTCGAAGGGCAGTGCAGCAGTTGCGTGCCTGCGGTGTGTTGGAGACCATCCGCATCAGTGCTGCGGGCTACTCATCCAGGCACAGTCGAACGGCTCCTCTCCTCACATAGCCTCCATATATGCGACATCTACCAGAACACGTCTACTATAACGCTGTTATTTCTTCCCCTTCCCCGTCCTCCTCTAGGTGGCGTTACGAGGAGTTCTTCAGCCGCTATCGTGTTCTCCTGAGTGCTTCGGCCGCGCAGGGTGACTCGCGGGCGTCTTGCCGCCGGGCGATCCCTGCCCTCATCCCGGACCCCGAGCA from the Electrophorus electricus isolate fEleEle1 chromosome 26, fEleEle1.pri, whole genome shotgun sequence genome contains:
- the mbd3b gene encoding methyl-CpG-binding domain protein 3b isoform X15, which encodes MEKNDPTGKKFRSKPQLARYLGNSMDLSSFDFRTGKMLMSKLNKNRQRLRYDNNNQTKGKPDLNTSLPVRQTASIFKQPVTKVTNHPSNKVKTDPQKAVDQPRQLFWEKKLSGLNAYDIAEELVKTMDLPKGLQGVGPGCTDKTLLSAIASALHTSSAPITGQLSAAVEKNPGVWLNTAQPLCKAFIVTDEDIRKQEELVYNVRKRLEEALMADMLAHVEEAASGGEALKDEGNCHDDKDDV
- the mbd3b gene encoding methyl-CpG-binding domain protein 3b isoform X7, which gives rise to MEKNDRGEEEEEEQRRERGEAGRLFSLCPTGKKFRSKPQLARYLGNSMDLSSFDFRTGKMLMSKLNKNRQRLRYDNNNQTKGKPDLNTSLPVRQTASIFKQPVTKVTNHPSNKVKTDPQKAVDQPRQLFWEKKLSGLNAYDIAEELVKTMDLPKGLQAGVGPGCTDKTLLSAIASALHTSSAPITGQLSAAVEKNPGVWLNTAQPLCKAFIVTDEDIRKQEELVYNVRKRLEEALMADMLAHVEEAASGGEALKDEGNCHDDKDDV
- the mbd3b gene encoding methyl-CpG-binding domain protein 3b isoform X13; this encodes MEKNDPTGKKFRSKPQLARYLGNSMDLSSFDFRTGKMLMSKLNKNRQRLRYDNNNQTKGKPDLNTSLPVRQTASIFKQPVTKVTNHPSNKVKTDPQKAVDQPRQLFWEKKLSGLNAYDIAEELVKTMDLPKGLQAGVGPGCTDKTLLSAIASALHTSSAPITGQLSAAVEKNPGVWLNTAQPLCKAFIVTDEDIRKQEELVYNVRKRLEEALMADMLAHVEEAASGGEALKDEGNCHDDKDDV
- the mbd3b gene encoding methyl-CpG-binding domain protein 3b isoform X3, yielding MERKRWEYSALPKGWKREEVTRKSGLSAGKSDVYYFRGEEEEEEQRRERGEAGRLFSLCPTGKKFRSKPQLARYLGNSMDLSSFDFRTGKMLMSKLNKNRQRLRYDNNNQTKGKPDLNTSLPVRQTASIFKQPVTKVTNHPSNKVKTDPQKAVDQPRQLFWEKKLSGLNAYDIAEELVKTMDLPKGLQAGVGPGCTDKTLLSAIASALHTSSAPITGQLSAAVEKNPGVWLNTAQPLCKAFIVTDEDIRKQEELVYNVRKRLEEALMADMLAHVEEAASGGEALKDEGNCHDDKDDV
- the mbd3b gene encoding methyl-CpG-binding domain protein 3b isoform X8, with product MERKSRGEEEEEEQRRERGEAGRLFSLCPTGKKFRSKPQLARYLGNSMDLSSFDFRTGKMLMSKLNKNRQRLRYDNNNQTKGKPDLNTSLPVRQTASIFKQPVTKVTNHPSNKVKTDPQKAVDQPRQLFWEKKLSGLNAYDIAEELVKTMDLPKGLQAGVGPGCTDKTLLSAIASALHTSSAPITGQLSAAVEKNPGVWLNTAQPLCKAFIVTDEDIRKQEELVYNVRKRLEEALMADMLAHVEEAASGGEALKDEGNCHDDKDDV
- the mbd3b gene encoding methyl-CpG-binding domain protein 3b isoform X9; protein product: MEKNDRGEEEEEEQRRERGEAGRLFSLCPTGKKFRSKPQLARYLGNSMDLSSFDFRTGKMLMSKLNKNRQRLRYDNNNQTKGKPDLNTSLPVRQTASIFKQPVTKVTNHPSNKVKTDPQKAVDQPRQLFWEKKLSGLNAYDIAEELVKTMDLPKGLQGVGPGCTDKTLLSAIASALHTSSAPITGQLSAAVEKNPGVWLNTAQPLCKAFIVTDEDIRKQEELVYNVRKRLEEALMADMLAHVEEAASGGEALKDEGNCHDDKDDV
- the mbd3b gene encoding methyl-CpG-binding domain protein 3b isoform X11; its protein translation is MEKNEGEEEEEEQRRERGEAGRLFSLCPTGKKFRSKPQLARYLGNSMDLSSFDFRTGKMLMSKLNKNRQRLRYDNNNQTKGKPDLNTSLPVRQTASIFKQPVTKVTNHPSNKVKTDPQKAVDQPRQLFWEKKLSGLNAYDIAEELVKTMDLPKGLQAGVGPGCTDKTLLSAIASALHTSSAPITGQLSAAVEKNPGVWLNTAQPLCKAFIVTDEDIRKQEELVYNVRKRLEEALMADMLAHVEEAASGGEALKDEGNCHDDKDDV
- the mbd3b gene encoding methyl-CpG-binding domain protein 3b isoform X5 — encoded protein: MERKRWEYSALPKGWKREEVTRKSGLSAGKSDVYYFSPTGKKFRSKPQLARYLGNSMDLSSFDFRTGKMLMSKLNKNRQRLRYDNNNQTKGKPDLNTSLPVRQTASIFKQPVTKVTNHPSNKVKTDPQKAVDQPRQLFWEKKLSGLNAYDIAEELVKTMDLPKGLQGVGPGCTDKTLLSAIASALHTSSAPITGQLSAAVEKNPGVWLNTAQPLCKAFIVTDEDIRKQEELVYNVRKRLEEALMADMLAHVEEAASGGEALKDEGNCHDDKDDV
- the mbd3b gene encoding methyl-CpG-binding domain protein 3b isoform X1, with translation MERKRWEYSALPKGWKREEVTRKSGLSAGKSDVYYFSRGEEEEEEQRRERGEAGRLFSLCPTGKKFRSKPQLARYLGNSMDLSSFDFRTGKMLMSKLNKNRQRLRYDNNNQTKGKPDLNTSLPVRQTASIFKQPVTKVTNHPSNKVKTDPQKAVDQPRQLFWEKKLSGLNAYDIAEELVKTMDLPKGLQAGVGPGCTDKTLLSAIASALHTSSAPITGQLSAAVEKNPGVWLNTAQPLCKAFIVTDEDIRKQEELVYNVRKRLEEALMADMLAHVEEAASGGEALKDEGNCHDDKDDV
- the mbd3b gene encoding methyl-CpG-binding domain protein 3b isoform X10; this translates as MERKRGEEEEEEQRRERGEAGRLFSLCPTGKKFRSKPQLARYLGNSMDLSSFDFRTGKMLMSKLNKNRQRLRYDNNNQTKGKPDLNTSLPVRQTASIFKQPVTKVTNHPSNKVKTDPQKAVDQPRQLFWEKKLSGLNAYDIAEELVKTMDLPKGLQAGVGPGCTDKTLLSAIASALHTSSAPITGQLSAAVEKNPGVWLNTAQPLCKAFIVTDEDIRKQEELVYNVRKRLEEALMADMLAHVEEAASGGEALKDEGNCHDDKDDV